A stretch of Babesia bigemina genome assembly Bbig001, chromosome : III DNA encodes these proteins:
- a CDS encoding calpain family cysteine protease domain containing protein, putative, with amino-acid sequence MAPERCSCFARISRASLRENGCNNGGCDVADTIEAANADNPLLDSIVLGSSALGNFIAPPWHLISPCESSVVNKLWEDPEGHPELTSKQKDRLYRWVRFFWGSGRKCFFAAAPDSGRIKQGFVADCSFLSSLAVLADYESRYSVPLLSNIIKFVSIGPHGYADLVQPTQTCTEAHPSTNPGTAIGVKLYFNGIARCVVVDDWVPIRADGRLLCAHSSDRTECWVSILERAFVKLNGGRYTIRGTNPGIDIYHLTGWIPDIVYLQPSGCIPSGVAASADRSANKWNDMWDVIYAGFCGGSCVVCLGTSDFADALPVGQDRPEGISVSSGIVSDHAYSMIDMKEVQMPNKRRIRLMYLKNPWGSISWTKRFSPSDKTSWTPEMQKTLNYVPNASEDNGMFWIEWNDVLKWFSHLYVAWKPSLFRSRVTLHHVWEPSSHFLDSWAPDDMSLSLYNPQFSVVISFGSSNSATLWLMLIQHRVNFEDPLKYLAMHVFSSRDAVVCPVLPDVQGVYNNGECILLKLIVKLSSFSESPGKHMLTGDPVIAHTLDDESSVTVLVSYYSRKLERAIPFTIRALCSRPIKLTPKPCLVRPDWYSTVIHGEWTDGNSGGSPKNIWTYFKNPHYRLYFPGECEAVVLLESVNPLSVNLRIFTGRMATIRALKAGQLVSSDDYRAQCCAVSSTNFCGQYVVIPSTYRATDRGAFRIIVHSNKECSISPLPYPQSPVPSTAGLISQRFDMQGPLNMQVSCPTLVSIRLKVPTELLSDNFALLASSAGASHPQPRDACTSFDGLNKHFCVSLACSICGGAGGRLRQITRSDPLSGHAEGYDLVLYSDLNGGNSNTGRTPSASARYLFDNERVINFTLVELQPNTVPYRLCCISGVSRGAVTLISDHPVSIQ; translated from the coding sequence ATGGCTCCGGAAAGATGCTCATGCTTTGCTAGGATTTCGCGTGCATCTCTACGCGAAAATGGTTGCAACAATGGAGGTTGCGACGTTGCAGATACAATCGAGGCGGCGAACGCCGACAACCCTCTGCTGGACTCTATAGTGTTGGGTAGTTCAGCATTGGGCAATTTCATTGCGCCGCCGTGGCATTTGATTAGCCCATGCGAATCTAGTGTGGTCAATAAACTTTGGGAAGACCCTGAAGGCCACCCCGAGCTTACTTCGAAACAGAAGGACCGTCTGTATCGTTGGGTACGTTTTTTTTGGGGCAGCGGCAGGAAGTGTTTCTTCGCTGCTGCTCCCGACAGCGGTCGCATAAAGCAAGGGTTCGTTGCCGATTGTTCCTTTCTGTCATCCTTGGCTGTCCTCGCAGATTACGAATCTCGATATTCTGTTCCTTTACTAAGTAACATCATCAAATTCGTTTCCATCGGTCCCCATGGTTACGCGGATTTGGTGCAGCCAACGCAAACATGCACTGAGGCGCACCCCTCAACCAATCCCGGTACTGCCATAGGGGTCAAGTTATACTTTAACGGTATTGCCAGGTGTGTTGTTGTGGATGACTGGGTGCCCATTCGCGCCGATGGCCGCCTGCTATGCGCCCATTCGTCGGATCGCACCGAGTGCTGGGTGAGCATCCTCGAAAGGGCGTTTGTAAAGTTGAACGGCGGCCGTTATACCATCCGCGGTACCAACCCTGGAATCGACATATACCATTTGACCGGATGGATCCCGGATATAGTCTACTTGCAACCGAGCGGTTGCATCCCTTCTGGAGTTGCTGCGTCGGCTGATCGTTCTGCAAACAAGTGGAACGACATGTGGGACGTCATTTACGCGGGCTTCTGCGGAGGTTCGTGCGTCGTTTGCCTCGGCACCAGCGACTTCGCGGACGCGCTTCCAGTCGGCCAGGATAGGCCGGAGGGGATTTCTGTTTCCTCCGGCATCGTTAGTGACCATGCGTACAGCATGATTGACATGAAGGAGGTGCAGATGCCGAACAAGCGTAGAATACGTTTGATGTACTTGAAGAACCCTTGGGGCAGCATTTCGTGGACGAAGCGATTTTCGCCTTCCGACAAAACCTCTTGGACGCCGGAAATGCAGAAGACGCTGAACTACGTTCCTAACGCTTCCGAGGACAATGGAATGTTCTGGATTGAGTGGAACGACGTGTTAAAATGGTTTTCGCACCTGTACGTCGCGTGGAAACCCAGCCTTTTCCGCAGTCGCGTTACCTTACACCACGTCTGGGAACCCAGTTCGCATTTCCTAGATTCTTGGGCCCCTGATGACATGTCGCTCTCTTTGTATAACCCGCAATTCAGTGTAGTTATATCATTCGGTAGTTCCAACTCTGCCACCCTATGGTTGATGCTGATACAACATCGCGTAAACTTCGAGGATCCCTTGAAGTACCTGGCGATGCACGTATTTTCTAGCAGAGATGCCGTAGTTTGTCCGGTTTTACCTGATGTCCAGGGCGTATACAACAACGGCGAATGCATTCTGTTGAAGCTTATAGTTAAGTTAAGCTCGTTTAGCGAATCTCCCGGCAAGCACATGCTGACGGGTGACCCCGTTATCGCTCACACCTTGGACGACGAGTCTAGTGTGACCGTACTCGTATCGTATTATTCCAGGAAGCTGGAGCGTGCGATTCCATTCACGATCCGCGCGCTTTGCTCAAGACCTATAAAATTGACTCCCAAACCGTGCCTCGTGCGCCCGGATTGGTACAGCACTGTAATACACGGCGAGTGGACTGACGGCAACAGTGGAGGCAGCCCCAAGAACATATGGACGTACTTTAAGAATCCGCATTATCGGCTCTACTTTCCAGGGGAATGCGAGGCTGTTGTTTTGCTGGAATCCGTGAACCCCCTCTCGGTGAACCTCCGGATTTTCACTGGACGTATGGCCACTATCCGTGCGCTCAAGGCTGGGCAGCTGGTCTCGTCGGATGATTATCGGGCCCAGTGTTGTGCCGTATCCTCCACCAACTTCTGCGGTCAGTACGTAGTCATTCCTTCCACGTATCGCGCTACCGACCGTGGCGCGTTTAGGATAATCGTACACTCGAACAAAGAATGCAGCATATCCCCGTTGCCGTATCCTCAGTCGCCAGTTCCATCAACGGCGGGTTTGATCAGTCAACGCTTCGACATGCAGGGACCTCTTAACATGCAGGTGTCCTGTCCGACGTTGGTGTCGATTCGGCTAAAGGTGCCGACCGAACTGTTgagtgacaacttcgcgctgctggcgtcGTCCGCTGGGGCCTCACACCCGCAGCCCCGGGATGCCTGCACCAGCTTTGACGGCCTAAACAAGCACTTTTGTGTCTCCTTGGCGTGCAGCATCTgtggcggcgccggggggaGGCTACGCCAGATAACCAGGAGCGACCCCCTAAGTGGTCATGCCGAGGGGTACGATTTGGTGCTATATAGTGACTTGAATGGTGGAAACTCTAACACGGGGCGAACCCCGTCTGCGTCCGCTCGTTACCTGTTCGATAACGAGCGTGTGATAAACTTCACACTGGTTGAGCTACAGCCCAACACAGTTCCATACAGACTCTGTTGCATCAGCGGAGTGTCGCGAGGGGCGGTAACGCTCATTTCCGACCACCCCGTGTCGATTCAGTAA